One window of the Klebsiella oxytoca genome contains the following:
- a CDS encoding alpha/beta hydrolase, giving the protein MLLTAMAGVTSVNAADYKQNPFTLAYDGAITENINGKVNIHPVKYDLHGIQIAANVYTPANYDPAKKYPAVVVAHPNGGVKEQVAGLYAQRLAEQGYITITADAAYQGASGGMPRSVDKPANRIEDIHGMADYISQYPGVDTARLGLLGICGGGGYSLVAAETDKRFKSIATISMFNSGLVRRNGMQDSQLDTIQQRLQQASDARAQEAAGGEVLYSGDANLTDEQIAKLPFALYRQGYEYYWKTHSHPNSTFKYTTNSLLDLMSFDVTDHINLINKPLLMIAGTKADTLYMTKDAFAKTTGTKDKELFLIDGATHIETYWVPEYVDKALQKLNVFFDKNI; this is encoded by the coding sequence ATGCTACTCACGGCAATGGCCGGAGTGACCTCAGTCAATGCGGCTGATTACAAGCAAAACCCTTTCACGCTAGCCTATGACGGTGCCATCACTGAGAACATCAACGGTAAGGTCAACATTCATCCGGTGAAGTACGATCTGCATGGCATCCAGATTGCTGCGAATGTCTATACCCCTGCTAACTACGATCCCGCCAAAAAATACCCTGCCGTGGTGGTCGCACATCCTAATGGCGGCGTGAAAGAACAGGTCGCCGGGTTGTATGCTCAGCGTCTTGCCGAGCAGGGCTACATCACGATTACCGCCGATGCGGCGTATCAGGGCGCTAGCGGTGGGATGCCCCGCAGCGTGGATAAACCCGCTAATCGCATCGAGGATATCCACGGCATGGCTGACTACATCAGCCAGTATCCTGGTGTCGATACCGCCCGCCTCGGTCTGCTTGGCATTTGCGGTGGCGGCGGCTATTCACTGGTTGCTGCCGAGACGGACAAACGGTTTAAATCGATTGCAACCATCAGCATGTTTAATTCAGGCCTTGTGCGCCGTAACGGTATGCAGGATTCACAGCTGGATACTATCCAGCAGCGTCTTCAGCAGGCTTCTGACGCACGTGCTCAGGAAGCAGCCGGAGGAGAAGTGCTTTACTCCGGCGATGCCAACCTGACGGACGAACAGATTGCTAAATTACCTTTTGCCTTATATCGCCAGGGCTACGAGTACTACTGGAAAACTCACTCTCACCCGAACTCCACGTTTAAATACACCACCAACAGTCTGCTGGATTTGATGAGCTTTGACGTAACGGACCATATCAATCTCATCAATAAACCGCTGCTGATGATTGCCGGTACAAAAGCGGATACGCTCTATATGACTAAAGATGCGTTCGCGAAAACCACCGGTACGAAGGACAAAGAACTCTTCCTGATCGATGGTGCTACCCATATCGAGACTTATTGGGTTCCTGAGTACGTTGACAAGGCTTTGCAAAAGTTAAACGTCTTCTTCGATAAGAATATTTAA
- a CDS encoding heavy metal response regulator transcription factor — protein sequence MRLLLIEDEEKTSTYLNRALSESGFMVDVSADGAEGLHYALEFDYDAIILDVMLPGMDGYRVLEGVRATKQTPVLMLSARGSVDERVKGLRLGADDYLPKPFSLIELVARIQALVRRRSSDGADITQLQIHDLHLDLLARRVFRAGTRLELTAKEFSLLSLLARHQGEILSKMMIAEQIWDMNFDSDANVVEVAIKRLRAKVDAPFDVKLLHTVRGMGYVLEVRPE from the coding sequence ATGCGCCTGTTGTTAATCGAAGATGAAGAAAAAACGTCAACCTATCTCAATCGTGCGTTGAGTGAATCCGGATTTATGGTAGATGTCTCTGCAGACGGAGCAGAAGGTCTTCATTACGCGCTGGAGTTCGACTACGACGCGATAATACTGGATGTAATGCTGCCCGGGATGGATGGTTACCGGGTACTTGAAGGTGTGCGAGCAACCAAACAGACGCCGGTGCTGATGCTCTCGGCCCGCGGCTCGGTCGACGAGCGTGTTAAAGGGCTGCGTCTTGGCGCGGATGATTATCTGCCCAAGCCCTTTTCGCTTATTGAACTGGTAGCGCGTATTCAGGCGCTGGTGCGTCGCCGCTCTTCGGATGGCGCGGACATCACTCAGTTGCAAATTCATGATCTACATCTCGACCTGCTGGCTCGCCGCGTATTTCGCGCAGGAACGAGACTGGAGCTGACCGCGAAAGAGTTTTCCCTGTTGAGCCTTCTGGCCCGGCATCAGGGAGAGATTCTGTCAAAGATGATGATAGCTGAGCAGATATGGGACATGAATTTCGACAGCGATGCCAACGTGGTTGAAGTGGCCATTAAACGCCTGCGAGCCAAAGTGGATGCGCCGTTCGACGTCAAACTGTTACATACCGTTCGCGGCATGGGGTATGTCCTCGAAGTCCGGCCCGAATAA
- a CDS encoding DUF1471 domain-containing protein, with amino-acid sequence MKKVLAALMLSAFAFGASASQLITKEEVDHFKLTHVGTISVGPSGGEFSSPSDLHDQLSKLADEKGGKFYVITAAREHGPNFEANAEVYK; translated from the coding sequence ATGAAAAAGGTATTAGCCGCATTAATGTTGTCCGCATTTGCATTTGGTGCCTCAGCTTCTCAGTTGATCACTAAAGAAGAAGTCGATCATTTTAAACTTACCCATGTGGGAACCATCTCTGTAGGCCCATCCGGTGGAGAATTCTCCTCACCTTCCGACTTGCATGACCAGCTTTCAAAATTAGCTGATGAGAAAGGCGGCAAGTTCTATGTTATTACTGCTGCTCGTGAGCATGGGCCAAACTTTGAAGCAAACGCTGAAGTTTATAAATAA
- a CDS encoding aldo/keto reductase, producing MQTVKLNNGIEMPLLGFGVFQISDPAECERAVIDAIDTGYRLIDTAASYQNETQVGNALKQSGIARNELFVTTKLWLQDTNYEGAKAQFERSLNRLQLDYVDLYLIHQPYGDVHGAWRAMEELQQAGKIRAIGVSNFHPDRLADLIAFNKVAPVVNQIEVNPFNQQLHAVPWNQSRGIQPEAWAPFAEGKNGLFQHPVLTTIGQKYGKSVGQVVLRWIFQRGIVSLAKSVRKERMEENINILDFELSPEDMLQIAALDTATSAFFSHRDPAMVEWLTGRKLDV from the coding sequence ATGCAAACTGTAAAACTGAACAACGGTATTGAAATGCCCCTGCTGGGCTTTGGTGTGTTTCAGATATCTGATCCCGCTGAATGCGAAAGAGCCGTTATTGATGCCATCGATACGGGATACCGCCTGATCGATACCGCCGCGTCTTACCAGAATGAAACCCAGGTCGGGAACGCTCTGAAACAGAGCGGTATCGCCCGTAACGAACTTTTTGTAACGACCAAACTGTGGCTACAGGATACCAATTACGAAGGTGCTAAAGCCCAGTTCGAACGTTCTCTGAATCGGCTGCAGCTGGATTACGTTGACCTGTACCTGATTCACCAGCCTTACGGCGATGTCCATGGGGCCTGGCGTGCCATGGAAGAACTGCAGCAGGCAGGCAAAATTCGCGCTATCGGCGTCAGCAACTTCCATCCTGACCGACTGGCCGATCTTATCGCCTTCAACAAAGTGGCCCCTGTGGTAAACCAGATTGAAGTTAACCCCTTCAATCAGCAGCTGCATGCCGTTCCATGGAATCAAAGCCGCGGTATTCAGCCGGAAGCCTGGGCGCCATTTGCTGAGGGTAAAAATGGCCTGTTCCAGCATCCCGTTCTAACGACAATTGGGCAGAAGTACGGCAAAAGCGTGGGCCAGGTTGTGCTGCGCTGGATCTTCCAGCGAGGCATCGTTTCACTGGCGAAATCGGTGCGCAAAGAACGCATGGAAGAGAACATCAATATTCTCGATTTTGAACTCAGCCCTGAAGATATGCTGCAGATTGCCGCCCTCGACACCGCGACCAGCGCCTTCTTCTCACACCGCGACCCGGCGATGGTGGAATGGCTGACTGGCCGCAAACTTGATGTTTAA
- a CDS encoding nuclear transport factor 2 family protein, which produces MSIESIVQAQFAAYNAHDIEGFITCFADDFKGYRMPTETPSTTGKGPLREFYVNNRFNNPELRAELISRIVLGNKVFDHELIYGLSSEPLESVAVFEVKNELITTAWFYFP; this is translated from the coding sequence ATGTCAATAGAATCGATCGTCCAGGCGCAGTTTGCCGCCTATAATGCTCATGATATTGAAGGGTTTATCACTTGTTTTGCAGATGATTTTAAAGGGTACCGGATGCCCACTGAAACGCCTTCAACGACAGGCAAGGGACCATTACGTGAGTTTTACGTCAATAACCGCTTTAACAATCCAGAGCTGAGGGCTGAACTTATTTCCAGAATCGTATTAGGCAATAAAGTATTCGACCATGAGCTGATATATGGTTTGTCCTCTGAACCACTGGAGAGCGTGGCCGTCTTTGAAGTTAAAAACGAACTTATTACTACGGCATGGTTCTATTTTCCGTAG
- a CDS encoding carboxymuconolactone decarboxylase family protein, producing MNNTTPIKALTAALLLTFGFGHSAHAVPVSKGASEMNHEQTVSDTLSARQQAIPLIAASMASSQMDKLNAALNQGLDAGLTINETKEILVQLYAYTGFPRSLNALSELMKVAEARKQRGIEDVEGKEPVAPIPVGDELRRVGTANQTKISGALVQGPLFDFAPVINQFLQTHLFGDIFARDNLDWQSRELATVGALAATPGVESQLLSHTRASMRVGLTAAQLRQLAQVLREHGESDAATRAEKALQQALANNQEFVMELEED from the coding sequence ATGAACAATACCACGCCCATTAAGGCATTAACGGCAGCGCTATTGCTGACCTTTGGTTTTGGTCACTCGGCACATGCTGTGCCCGTCAGTAAAGGAGCCTCAGAAATGAACCACGAACAAACGGTTTCAGATACGTTGTCAGCCCGCCAGCAGGCCATCCCGTTGATTGCGGCATCGATGGCCAGCAGCCAGATGGATAAGCTGAATGCAGCCCTCAATCAGGGACTGGATGCCGGGCTCACGATAAACGAAACCAAAGAGATTCTCGTCCAGCTTTATGCCTACACGGGCTTCCCCCGAAGCCTGAATGCGCTGAGTGAACTGATGAAGGTTGCCGAAGCTCGTAAACAACGTGGCATCGAAGACGTTGAGGGTAAAGAGCCGGTTGCCCCGATCCCTGTTGGGGATGAGCTTCGCCGTGTCGGTACCGCAAACCAGACGAAAATCTCAGGCGCTCTCGTCCAGGGTCCGCTGTTTGATTTTGCCCCGGTCATTAACCAGTTCCTACAAACGCACCTTTTCGGCGACATTTTCGCCCGCGATAACCTCGACTGGCAAAGCCGCGAGCTGGCAACGGTTGGCGCATTAGCGGCCACGCCGGGCGTCGAATCACAACTGCTGTCGCATACGCGAGCCAGCATGCGGGTCGGCCTGACGGCAGCGCAGTTGCGTCAGCTGGCACAGGTTCTGCGTGAACATGGCGAAAGTGATGCAGCAACGCGAGCTGAAAAGGCTCTGCAGCAGGCGCTCGCAAACAATCAGGAGTTTGTTATGGAGCTCGAAGAAGATTAA
- a CDS encoding heavy metal sensor histidine kinase, with translation MPKRSISVHLALMFALSALLIVSVIGILLRSSLHDSLQKQMHNELLFRESLMSPWITARTSADGWSTLANKFTVLTNSEGERVRYWIVSDNPRFSMGGAPPVGVQWSSLLEGFNKVPGASEGACSLFLLVKTIPANGERPELRYIVAIDSTPYMGTLNAFTRTLLVIAALGVVIVALLGHIVSRIGLRPVGALSKEARHLAPGDHGQRLNTRALPEELQQLASSFNGVLERQEIAWRQLDSFNADVAHELRTPLTNLIGQTQLGLSRRRSHDELEELLGSNLEELERMTSIVNDMLFLSHAHAGEHASQLTQVSLREETLKTAEYVEPSFAEKQLSLDMEGDVTAHIDRRLFHRSLANLLENSARHSPSNSTITVRLSEKDHQACVEVSNPGEPIAAEHLHRLFERFYRVDTSRARSDTHHGLGLSIVRAVAIMHRGDVFARSENGINTFGLTFAKQPDAMRPERPISETKSGRQCARRADKIVREPSV, from the coding sequence ATGCCTAAACGTTCCATCTCCGTTCATCTGGCGCTGATGTTTGCCTTATCCGCGCTGCTGATTGTGTCCGTTATCGGTATCCTGCTCAGAAGCTCCTTGCATGACTCTTTGCAAAAGCAAATGCACAACGAGCTTTTATTCCGGGAATCATTAATGAGCCCGTGGATCACTGCACGAACCTCAGCTGACGGCTGGTCAACGCTTGCCAATAAATTTACCGTATTAACCAATTCTGAAGGTGAGCGCGTTCGCTACTGGATAGTGAGCGATAATCCACGCTTTAGCATGGGGGGTGCCCCGCCGGTGGGCGTTCAGTGGTCTTCATTGCTGGAGGGCTTTAATAAAGTACCCGGGGCATCAGAAGGGGCATGCTCACTGTTTCTGTTAGTGAAAACGATCCCCGCTAACGGTGAAAGACCTGAGCTACGCTATATAGTTGCCATCGACTCCACACCGTACATGGGCACACTGAATGCCTTCACTCGGACGCTGCTTGTCATAGCCGCACTGGGCGTCGTGATTGTCGCCCTGCTGGGACACATCGTATCAAGGATCGGTCTTCGTCCCGTTGGAGCACTTAGTAAAGAGGCCCGGCATCTCGCACCGGGAGACCATGGCCAGCGCCTGAATACCCGCGCTTTGCCCGAAGAACTGCAGCAACTGGCATCATCATTTAATGGCGTGTTAGAGCGTCAGGAAATCGCCTGGCGTCAGCTCGACAGCTTTAATGCCGATGTCGCGCATGAACTCCGTACCCCGCTGACTAACCTTATCGGCCAGACGCAGCTAGGTCTCTCACGCCGACGCTCGCATGATGAACTGGAAGAATTATTGGGTTCCAATCTGGAAGAACTTGAACGTATGACGTCTATCGTTAACGACATGCTGTTCCTGTCCCATGCCCACGCGGGTGAACATGCTTCCCAGCTTACCCAGGTGTCCCTACGAGAAGAAACCCTGAAAACAGCGGAGTATGTGGAACCCTCTTTTGCTGAAAAACAGCTTTCTCTGGATATGGAAGGCGACGTCACCGCGCACATCGACCGGCGACTGTTCCACCGCTCACTGGCAAATTTACTGGAAAATAGCGCAAGACATTCGCCGTCCAATAGCACGATTACGGTTCGCTTAAGCGAAAAAGATCATCAGGCATGTGTTGAAGTTTCTAACCCAGGCGAACCGATAGCGGCAGAGCACTTACACCGGCTTTTCGAGCGCTTTTATCGCGTTGACACCTCCCGGGCCAGGAGTGATACCCATCATGGGCTGGGCCTGTCGATCGTACGCGCCGTCGCCATTATGCACCGGGGAGATGTTTTTGCCCGTAGTGAGAACGGTATCAATACCTTTGGGCTGACGTTTGCTAAACAGCCAGATGCTATGCGTCCAGAAAGACCGATATCAGAAACAAAATCGGGACGCCAGTGCGCCAGACGTGCTGACAAAATTGTCAGAGAGCCGTCAGTCTGA
- a CDS encoding DUF4405 domain-containing protein → MALLLLVLMGFHLHGEIVHEWAGIIFTLLIMLHLYLNRHRLWSLSPNIPLTMQIVNRVINAVTFVVILTAIVSGMMLSRHILLALPFHNPANWVRKVHMTSVHWGMLILALHIGLHWKMLATFFCRFLNISGDSHVANVIMPGVFSLIALLGLYGLLSQDYLDYLLMKVDFSFFDYDESALLFYLRYLAIIVLFALMTRFLLWSFIFRKCKAVSPHRG, encoded by the coding sequence ATGGCGTTACTTCTGCTGGTACTGATGGGGTTCCATCTTCACGGTGAAATCGTACATGAATGGGCGGGGATTATTTTTACGCTGCTCATCATGTTGCATTTATACCTTAACCGCCATCGCTTGTGGTCACTGTCGCCGAATATTCCGTTAACGATGCAGATAGTTAACAGGGTCATTAACGCAGTGACTTTCGTTGTCATCCTGACCGCTATTGTCTCTGGCATGATGCTGTCCCGGCATATTCTTCTGGCGCTACCGTTCCACAACCCGGCGAACTGGGTGAGAAAAGTACACATGACGTCGGTCCATTGGGGAATGCTCATTCTGGCGCTGCATATCGGGTTGCACTGGAAAATGCTGGCCACGTTTTTCTGCCGGTTCCTGAACATCTCCGGCGACTCACACGTTGCAAATGTTATTATGCCGGGTGTTTTTTCGCTCATCGCACTACTGGGATTGTACGGATTACTGAGCCAGGACTATCTCGATTATTTGTTGATGAAGGTCGATTTCTCCTTTTTCGATTACGATGAATCTGCCCTTCTTTTTTATCTGCGCTATCTGGCCATTATTGTTTTATTTGCATTAATGACGCGCTTTTTGCTTTGGTCTTTTATTTTTAGAAAATGCAAAGCGGTGTCACCACATAGAGGTTAA
- a CDS encoding aldo/keto reductase, with the protein MQKRYLGKSRLEVSALGLGCMGLSHGYGPATDTRQAIELIRAAVERGVTFFDTAEVYGPFLNEEVVGEALKPFRDRVVIATKFGFTFGDDNKQQILNSRPEHIREAVEGSLRRLKTDVIDLLYQHRVDPDVPIEDVAGTVKDLIAEGKVKHFGLSEAGAQTIRRAHAVQSVTALQSEYSMWWREPEQEILPLLEELGIGFVPFSPLGKGFLTGSIKPGTTFGKDDYRSTVPRFAEQAIEANEKLVSLLGELAAEKGVTSAQIALAWLLAQKPWIVPIPGTTKRHRLEENLGAADIILSQADSRQITQALETIKIVGERYSPEHQARVGR; encoded by the coding sequence ATGCAAAAACGTTATCTGGGTAAATCCCGACTCGAAGTCTCCGCACTTGGGCTCGGCTGCATGGGCTTAAGCCACGGCTACGGCCCGGCGACCGATACCCGACAGGCTATCGAGCTCATTCGCGCTGCGGTTGAACGTGGCGTCACCTTCTTCGATACCGCCGAAGTGTATGGCCCCTTTCTTAATGAAGAGGTGGTCGGTGAAGCCTTAAAACCATTTCGTGACCGCGTGGTCATCGCCACTAAGTTTGGTTTTACTTTTGGCGACGACAACAAGCAGCAGATTTTAAACAGCCGTCCGGAGCATATCCGTGAAGCGGTGGAAGGATCATTACGCCGTCTTAAGACTGATGTCATTGATCTTCTGTACCAACACCGTGTCGACCCGGATGTCCCTATTGAAGATGTTGCGGGAACAGTGAAGGACCTGATCGCTGAAGGCAAAGTTAAACATTTCGGTCTGTCCGAAGCGGGTGCGCAAACCATTCGTCGTGCGCATGCCGTACAATCTGTCACGGCGCTGCAAAGCGAATACTCCATGTGGTGGCGCGAGCCTGAGCAGGAGATCCTGCCGTTACTGGAGGAACTGGGTATTGGTTTTGTGCCCTTCAGCCCATTAGGCAAAGGCTTCCTGACGGGATCGATTAAGCCTGGAACCACTTTTGGGAAAGATGATTATCGCAGTACCGTGCCGCGTTTCGCCGAACAGGCGATTGAAGCCAATGAAAAGCTGGTCTCCTTGCTGGGTGAACTGGCGGCAGAGAAAGGCGTGACGTCTGCGCAAATAGCTCTGGCATGGCTGCTGGCACAAAAGCCGTGGATTGTTCCTATCCCGGGTACCACCAAACGACACCGGCTGGAGGAAAACCTGGGGGCTGCCGACATCATTCTTTCGCAGGCTGACTCTCGGCAGATAACCCAGGCGCTTGAAACCATTAAAATCGTCGGTGAACGTTACTCTCCTGAGCACCAGGCTCGCGTGGGTCGTTAA
- a CDS encoding flavodoxin: MRIKKVFSGFLAIIVMGLLGQPTFAAENSSTPFRTLIIWFSQPEEMKPDAVDGFSGASVLQKYTPETGSTQFVAQLIQKQTLGDLFRIETATPYPRQHDALLRVAEKEQQTNARPSLKTPLPDLSDYDTIYVGYPIWWYTMPMVIYSLFEQNDFAGKTVIPFTTHGGSRLADSLRQIARMQPQARLVTRALSISRNDVSGPDVPVQIEQWVKQVQPQR, encoded by the coding sequence GTGAGAATAAAAAAAGTATTTAGCGGGTTTCTGGCGATAATAGTCATGGGGCTTCTGGGACAGCCCACGTTCGCCGCAGAGAATTCATCCACACCGTTCCGCACGCTTATTATCTGGTTTTCCCAGCCCGAAGAAATGAAGCCCGATGCCGTAGACGGTTTTTCCGGGGCCAGCGTATTACAAAAATACACGCCGGAGACAGGGAGCACGCAGTTTGTTGCGCAACTGATTCAGAAGCAGACTCTCGGTGACCTGTTTCGCATTGAAACCGCTACCCCCTACCCTCGCCAGCATGATGCACTGTTACGCGTTGCCGAAAAGGAACAGCAAACTAACGCCAGGCCATCACTAAAAACACCTCTGCCCGATCTTAGCGATTACGACACCATTTACGTTGGCTATCCCATCTGGTGGTATACCATGCCAATGGTGATATATAGCCTCTTTGAGCAAAATGACTTTGCCGGTAAAACAGTCATTCCCTTTACCACCCACGGCGGCAGCCGGTTAGCCGATTCCCTGCGACAAATAGCCCGTATGCAGCCGCAGGCCAGATTAGTCACTCGTGCACTCTCGATCTCGCGCAATGATGTTTCAGGTCCTGACGTACCCGTGCAGATTGAGCAATGGGTAAAACAAGTCCAGCCACAGCGTTAA
- a CDS encoding LysR family transcriptional regulator, which yields MLKENFNELQIFLVVARERSFTKAAGKLGVSQSALSHAMKTLEERLNIRLLTRTTRSVAPTEAGERIIACLEPRIADLEQELESLVQLNGTASGNIRLSAGEHAARSLVWPKLKPFLREYPEINLELVVDNGFVDIVEGRFDAGIRLGESVDKDMIAVRIGPDMRMAVVGAPSYFATNPVPETPHELQNHRCINMRLPTAGGLYHWEFEKEGKPLRVRVEGQVTFNLQAERIDAALSGFGIACIPEDRVQDYIKSGELIQVLQDWCPSFPGYYLYYPSRKQHPPAFALMIDALRYQE from the coding sequence ATGCTCAAAGAAAACTTCAACGAACTGCAAATCTTTCTTGTTGTGGCAAGGGAGCGAAGTTTTACCAAAGCAGCGGGTAAACTGGGCGTTTCTCAGTCTGCACTCAGCCACGCGATGAAGACACTCGAGGAAAGGCTGAATATCCGCCTTCTGACGCGCACGACCCGAAGCGTAGCCCCTACAGAGGCCGGTGAGAGAATTATTGCCTGCCTTGAACCGCGTATTGCCGATCTGGAGCAGGAGCTGGAATCGCTTGTTCAACTGAACGGCACCGCCTCAGGTAATATCCGTTTATCTGCCGGGGAGCATGCCGCGCGAAGTCTGGTATGGCCGAAGCTAAAACCCTTCCTCAGGGAATATCCGGAAATTAATCTCGAACTGGTGGTTGATAACGGTTTTGTCGATATTGTTGAGGGGCGTTTTGATGCCGGGATCCGCCTGGGCGAAAGCGTGGATAAGGACATGATTGCGGTACGAATAGGGCCGGACATGAGAATGGCCGTAGTGGGGGCACCATCTTATTTCGCTACAAACCCTGTACCTGAAACGCCGCACGAGCTACAAAATCATCGCTGTATCAATATGCGCCTGCCGACAGCCGGTGGACTTTACCACTGGGAGTTTGAGAAGGAAGGGAAACCGTTGCGGGTCAGAGTGGAAGGGCAGGTCACGTTTAATCTGCAGGCGGAAAGGATTGATGCTGCGTTATCCGGTTTTGGCATTGCCTGTATACCTGAAGATAGGGTGCAGGATTATATAAAGTCAGGAGAGCTTATTCAGGTTTTGCAGGACTGGTGCCCATCTTTCCCCGGATATTATCTTTACTACCCTAGCCGTAAGCAGCATCCGCCTGCTTTTGCGCTAATGATCGATGCACTTCGCTACCAGGAATAA
- a CDS encoding DUF1471 domain-containing protein has translation MKALLITTLVMGFIAVNAASAAQEINQADGKEKMGVVSASNAYTLDELSDVLSRKADEQGATSFKILSTTGNNRLHGVAEIYK, from the coding sequence ATGAAAGCACTACTTATTACTACATTGGTCATGGGGTTTATTGCAGTGAATGCCGCCTCTGCTGCTCAGGAAATTAACCAGGCTGATGGGAAAGAAAAGATGGGGGTAGTCTCAGCCAGCAATGCCTATACGCTTGATGAGTTATCGGATGTTCTTTCTCGTAAGGCTGATGAGCAAGGAGCAACGTCATTCAAAATTCTGTCAACCACGGGGAATAACCGACTGCACGGGGTTGCTGAAATCTATAAGTAA
- a CDS encoding VOC family protein gives MKFSNVRLLVTNYRECFDFYTQQLGLEAVWDIEDCYASFKVAEGIEGFALFTSDMMAPVVGNTEKTLPTGYREKSMISFEVNNVDERYQAYLTKGIKFINKPMDMPEWGMRVVHLYDPEENLIELFTPLATTK, from the coding sequence ATGAAATTCAGCAACGTAAGGCTATTAGTCACAAATTACCGTGAATGTTTTGACTTCTACACCCAGCAGCTTGGTTTGGAAGCCGTCTGGGATATTGAAGATTGCTATGCCAGCTTCAAAGTAGCTGAAGGAATAGAAGGCTTCGCCCTATTTACCTCCGACATGATGGCACCGGTTGTTGGAAATACCGAAAAAACGCTCCCTACAGGATATCGTGAAAAATCAATGATTTCTTTTGAGGTGAATAATGTCGATGAACGCTATCAGGCATACTTAACAAAAGGAATTAAATTCATTAACAAGCCAATGGATATGCCAGAATGGGGCATGCGTGTGGTTCATCTGTACGATCCGGAGGAAAACTTGATTGAGTTATTTACCCCGCTAGCTACAACAAAGTAA
- a CDS encoding cupin domain-containing protein, with translation MIRHLRYLGLLLPLFTFSSWAAEHNPAVHIAPAGSQNAVYGPAENFSGRVRVDPLFKPDKDIPVSGAYVTFEPGARSAWHTHPAGQRLIVTSGVGLTQQEGQPVQVIRAGDVVSCPAGVKHWHGAAPGSAMTHMAITGIVDGKNVDWMEKVTDEQYHAH, from the coding sequence ATGATTAGACATTTACGTTATCTCGGGCTGTTACTGCCCCTCTTCACATTTTCATCCTGGGCAGCGGAGCATAATCCCGCTGTCCATATCGCCCCCGCAGGAAGTCAGAACGCAGTATATGGGCCCGCCGAGAACTTTAGCGGTCGCGTCCGGGTTGATCCTCTCTTCAAGCCAGATAAAGACATCCCTGTATCCGGGGCTTATGTCACCTTTGAACCTGGTGCTCGTTCCGCCTGGCATACACATCCAGCAGGTCAGAGGCTGATTGTGACCTCAGGTGTTGGACTCACCCAACAAGAAGGTCAGCCGGTGCAGGTTATCCGCGCCGGTGACGTTGTCTCTTGCCCGGCTGGCGTCAAACACTGGCATGGGGCAGCCCCCGGCAGTGCGATGACGCATATGGCAATAACCGGGATTGTGGATGGCAAAAACGTTGACTGGATGGAGAAAGTGACCGATGAACAATACCACGCCCATTAA